One window of Inquilinus sp. KBS0705 genomic DNA carries:
- a CDS encoding pyridoxine 5'-phosphate synthase: MARLSVNINKIATLRNSRGGNNPDLVQVAKDCERFGAQGITVHPRPDERHIRYQDVFDLKKIVTTEFNIEGNCQEQKFVDLVLANKPEQVTLVPDVLGQITSNHGWDTIKNQDYLKDIIKVFKDAGIRVSIFVDPDVEMVKAAATTGTDRVELYTEAYAHHYAANRLEAVAPYVKAAETAHQLGLGINAGHDLDLENLKYFAQNIPALDEVSIGHALISDALYYGLENTIQMYLRQLA, translated from the coding sequence ATGGCCCGTTTATCTGTCAATATCAATAAAATAGCCACACTGCGCAACTCGCGTGGCGGTAATAACCCCGATTTGGTGCAAGTAGCTAAAGATTGCGAACGCTTTGGTGCCCAGGGTATCACTGTGCACCCGCGGCCCGATGAAAGGCACATACGCTACCAGGATGTGTTTGACTTAAAAAAAATAGTAACCACAGAGTTTAATATTGAGGGCAATTGCCAGGAGCAAAAGTTTGTAGATCTGGTACTGGCCAATAAGCCCGAACAAGTAACGTTGGTACCTGATGTATTGGGGCAGATAACCTCGAACCATGGCTGGGATACAATCAAAAATCAGGATTACCTGAAAGATATTATCAAAGTTTTTAAAGATGCCGGTATACGCGTATCTATTTTTGTAGACCCGGATGTAGAGATGGTAAAAGCGGCAGCAACCACCGGCACCGATCGTGTTGAGCTATACACCGAAGCCTATGCACACCACTATGCAGCTAATAGATTAGAAGCTGTTGCACCTTATGTAAAAGCTGCCGAGACTGCGCACCAATTAGGCCTTGGCATCAACGCCGGCCACGACCTTGACCTGGAAAATCTAAAGTATTTTGCTCAAAATATACCTGCTTTAGATGAAGTGAGCATAGGCCATGCCCTAATTAGCGATGCTTTGTATTACGGTTTAGAAAATACCATACAAATGTACCTACGCCAGTTAGCTTAG